Proteins encoded by one window of Sediminicoccus rosea:
- a CDS encoding ABC transporter substrate-binding protein — translation MVQVSRRQAALLGTGLLAAPAIANAQANRISVSVWGGSWRDMVQNIIARKFTADTGATVEFQTGGTIDRLNRARLARGNPESDLNFTTSHIGWLYQNDNLFETLDMSRIPNARNLVDQARISPGHIGTWAYVYTIGYRPDLLPGVSFGSWADLWSPALANKLAAPDFDPSHIIVVAAILEGGDASTWERGQARLRALRPNFRAFYTNDANSQQLIASGETPVQVILSMNAHHMASQGVNVRLAIPREGAVLGVDCVSIMRGSRRQELAYQFVNTCLDPQVQAAIAADKKGSPTVTNAVLDPAVAALPGVFTTPEQWRTQALIIDHRLRAEKTNEWRRWFQENIIAR, via the coding sequence ATGGTTCAGGTTTCCCGCCGCCAAGCTGCCCTTTTGGGCACCGGACTGCTTGCGGCCCCCGCCATCGCCAATGCCCAGGCCAACCGCATCTCCGTCTCCGTCTGGGGCGGTTCCTGGCGGGACATGGTGCAGAACATCATCGCGCGGAAATTCACCGCCGATACCGGCGCGACCGTCGAGTTCCAGACCGGCGGCACGATCGACCGGCTGAACCGCGCCCGCCTCGCCCGCGGCAATCCCGAGAGCGACCTGAACTTCACCACCTCGCATATCGGCTGGCTCTACCAGAACGACAATCTGTTCGAGACGCTGGACATGTCGCGCATCCCCAATGCGCGCAACCTGGTGGACCAGGCGCGGATCAGCCCCGGCCATATCGGCACCTGGGCCTATGTCTACACCATCGGCTACCGGCCGGACCTGCTGCCGGGCGTCAGCTTCGGCTCCTGGGCCGATCTCTGGTCGCCCGCGCTCGCCAACAAGCTGGCCGCGCCCGATTTCGACCCCTCGCACATCATCGTCGTCGCCGCGATCCTGGAAGGCGGCGATGCCTCCACCTGGGAGCGCGGCCAGGCCCGGCTGCGCGCGCTGCGCCCGAATTTCCGCGCCTTCTACACGAATGACGCGAACAGCCAGCAGCTGATCGCGAGTGGCGAGACGCCGGTGCAGGTCATCCTCTCGATGAACGCGCACCACATGGCGTCCCAGGGCGTGAATGTGCGCCTCGCCATCCCGCGCGAGGGCGCGGTGCTGGGCGTGGACTGCGTCTCCATCATGCGCGGCAGCCGCCGGCAGGAGCTGGCCTATCAGTTCGTGAACACCTGCCTCGACCCGCAGGTCCAGGCCGCGATCGCCGCCGACAAGAAGGGCAGCCCGACGGTGACGAATGCGGTGCTGGACCCGGCGGTGGCCGCACTGCCGGGCGTCTTCACCACGCCCGAGCAGTGGCGCACCCAGGCGCTGATCATCGATCACCGCCTCCGCGCCGAGAAGACCAATGAATGGCGCCGCTGGTTCCAGGAGAACATCATCGCGCGCTGA